tgattccatcaactgtcacacttcatgggatcatggtgtctaaaattccagcaatataaataagtctctgaatcatgattgaatcatcggcatcaacaatatctcaatctcacgtctcatcgacaacacgagatcattaactcatcaattgagcaatttcaatcattcagagcttatcatattcagaattcacacacccacagtctttgattaccattgattccacacatttcccagcttccctcctacagatcaacccatcctctcttgtgaccgaatttactctggaacggtcattgtcttgatttaggccggagtactacagattgatctctcgaatctaaagcaccccctttgcagcggtgcatctgtgtgaggtttaacatttcgctcggttcgaggagtcttctccgtacggtcgtctcctcaattccttaaaaaccagcaaatcgtttttccccatccacagtcgttttgcataattgtttgttgaaaaAACTAGTTGTTCCTCGAAAAACTCAATGCAACAATCCCAGATTTACGTCgaggaaaaataaaacaaatcatGTCGTAATAGCACAATCGGCTGGGACGTATATTAATCGGTTGGTAAAGTTCATACTTACAGCTTGGTTAGGGTTAACACCCAGTCGTAATTTCTTATACGGCCTGATGTCTTTTGGGTATCATATCCCTAATATGGGATTGCAAGGTTATAACCTGGCCAATTGTGATGTTACGGCTTGGTCTGTTCTATTTTTCTTGGCCGTAGATATGGGATTACAATGAGTTATTGCATTGAGTTTTTCGAGGAACGTCtagttttttcaaaaaactagttGTTGGGTCATTCTTTGCTATAAAATGACCCTTCTTCAACAAAGAAACTGTGCAAAATCTCtctctctcaaactctcaaatatttgcaaaaataaaaataaaaaacatggttGCTCGCTACACTACCGAGGAGGATGTTGCAATAGTTAGAGCGTGGCTTACGATAGTAAAGCATCACGGAAATGAAAACATTTACATAGATGAAACCTCCGATTCTTTTTGGAACCGTGTGCGTATTGTTTTTGTTTCATTAGAAAGAAATTATAATGGAAGATTGATGAAACTCATTAAGAAAAGATTCGAGAAGCTCTTTCCACAATTGGAAGCTTTCAAAGAGGAAATGAAAGTCGTAAAGGAAAACAATTCCAATATGCCACATGCTCAAAGAGTATGCTTGTTTATTATTTGTCCGTCAAAAATTGTTTTGAAAAATACTAACTTGCAAATGATTTGTTTTTCAGTGAGAGATGGCCGAAGCCGATTTTGAGGATGTCCATGGCAAGAAGTTTGACCTTCATGGTTGCTATCGTGTTTTGCAAAAAGATACTTATACTGACTTCGATCACTACTATTGAGACCCATGTCTGCAATGTATTGATCTTTTCTTTAAATTTTGTACTATGAAATATGTATGGCTTTTCATTTCAATGAAATGCCATGAAATATGTATGCATTTTCCCTTTCTGCATTTTCTTTCTTTCAAATACAGATAGTATCGGCTAGGAAATTTCCAACCGAGGGACTTCTCACGGCTAGAAAAACTGCAAAACCTAACCGTTACATGAACTTACATCTGGAAAACTTATGCCACGGCTGGGACATTGCGGTCACGGTTGGGAATCCCTAGCCGAGCCAAAAGAAAATTTTCTAATTTTCTGTAACCGCAGAACAACTAGCGGCTAAGAAAGTGCCAACCGTGATGGGCAactaacggctgggagttcttagagtCCCAATAGTAATTGTCATTTCATGGCTAGGTCGACAAGAACTCCTAAAAGCAATTttcctaaaccctaaatttaaaataaaaataaaaaattacaatgcCCCAAAACCATTGACAAATaagtagatcaataacataaatCATTGACATTGTTGTACAAGCCCTTTTTCCCTCTCAACTATATAACCCATTTAAACCAGCTACAAgaaaattcatttttcattttcataaaaAACGTATAAGTATATGCATTGAGATAGAAAACAGAAGCTAGGTTATTACAGTGCCCCAAACCCACTTGTTAAGGCCTCTCTTAAATACCAGCTACACTTAACTGATGAAGAAAACGAGAAAGAATGTATGCTGTAGGAAAATAAAAATCTCTCAAAAAGAACCACAGCAAAATCCTCAACCAATCAATAACTTGTTGCCTTCCAAAAAGCTGTAAGTGGGTACCTCCAAGTTCTTCGGTGCTGGCCCCTTCCGAATCCTTCCAGAAATATCATAGTGGGACCCATGGCATGGGCAAAACCACCCACCAAAATCCCCAGCATTAGGAAGCGGGATGCAGCCGAGATGTGTACACACTCCAACAACAACCAGCCACTCTGGGTTCGTAACCCGCTCTGCATCTTGTTGCGGGTCACGAAGGGATGCCAAATCAACATTATTGGCAAGTTTAATATCATCATCAGTTCGACGCCTGATGAAGACTGGCTTGCCACGCCACTTGACAGTGACAGTGCTCCCAGGCTCAATGCTGGACAGATCAACCTCGAGGGAAGCCAGCGCGAGTACATCTTTACTAGCAGACATGCTAAGCACAAACTTGAGGACCAGTAATCGGACAAGAGAAGCATACACAAATCTTCCGCCCGACAAAACAAAGTAAGCAAACGCCCTCTTGCTAGGATCTCCAGGGGGATAACGCTCATGGTTATAATTATCATATACAATCTTTGGGGTTGGGTTCTTGACAGCCGCCACAGTTGCAGGGACTTCTGGAGTTCTATCTTGTTTTGGGGCGAGTGATTCAGATGCAAACCCTAACGCGTACAACCAACAAGTTCAACAAAAAAATCTCCTATATCCAGCTAAATACTGCAAAGAACCAAATAAACACAGCCACGGCAAATTCACTCCATAAGAATTAAAATGTGATACATGACTTACACAGTCAGACAAACTCGGAGAAAAACCTAGTTACTCGCCCCAGTATCATTTACGAATTCGTAAATATTTGGGAAAATCCCCTTCCGAGATTGTCTTCAATAAATTTAAACTTGGAAATAATACAGTATGAAGCTTGAATACCGAATCAGCTCGTACTTGATGTTGCCCTCACTCCCCTTATTTCAAGACTGCCCAACAAGAACAGGCTAGAAATATGTTTGTATGGGTGATATGATTGCTAAGATAACACCGAAGACTGCTAATAAAAAGAAAATGGCACATGTACTACATTCCAATATTTGTAAAAGTAACCTATCAGAGTCAGTTTACCTGCTTTCAAaagatttattaattttttccctAAGAGGAATCATTTTACCCAATCATGTTCTAACATGATATCATTATAATATAACATATAAGCTGAAACTGTTCAACATAATTTTTTTGCAAAGTTAATTATCCATCCAAAGCTTTTCAACATAATATCGACAAATTGGCATACCACATAACCAggcatcaacaaaagaaaaaaaagttggaaCAAGGAAATCCCCTTAAGTTGAAATGAACACAAGACATTCCCTACTAAATCAACATTTTCTGCGCAGTAAGCCTTCTTACTTAGGAGTTCGTCGTAAATTTACAAATTGAAGAGATCCACAAAAGTTCGTCTATATATTGAACAGAAAACAGTAAAAACCCCCGTATAGTTATAAAAAATCCACTCTACTAGGTTAATAAACAGGAAAACAAATAATTTCAGAAAGGAAGGAATATTTATATCATCCACTCTACTAGGTTATATTGAAAACAGTATCCTGATTCCTGATCTACGAGGATCACTAAGTTCATCTTGCATTCATGGAATACATTTAAAAGAACACTTTCACTGCCCAACTTACAACTGAAAACGATGGAAAGATTCATTGGTATGTCTTAGAAAGTGCATTGGCAAAGACTTCATTTGCTCTAAATAACTGGAAATGGATTAAATCAAATTAGTAAGCTATACGCATCGGGCCACTCCACTCATAATATCCCAAAGTAGCTCCTCCCTAGTTTAAGCACTAAGTGCTGGTctataattttaattttttgcACATACGATGGGCATATTCATAACTGCCTTCAATGATCCCCTAGTCTTACGAAATTATCTAATTCGTTCAAGCACAATTCATATCCCTGGAAAATCTCCCTACATTTTGAATGATGAAAACCTAGGACCAAATGCAAAATggtaaaaaacatgaaaaattccaaaaaaacccTAAAGAATAGAGTAGTAATAAAACGTTAACTAACCTCTGATTGAACCAAGATAGAAAGATTTCTTCGAGGAGAAAAAGTCATCGTCACAAGTAGTAGTCGTTGTCTCTCCACTGTTGATTAGATTTCTGGATACGATAGCTGCAGAAGTATGATTAGATCTccatgataaagatgatgagaTTCTTCTGCCAGCGATCCTCAACATCTTCTATttctatttttagggttttacttGTCTTTTTGTTTCTCCAGTTCGTCCCTTTTTACGGGCAAACTCATGTCATGAACACTAAAACTCCCACTTCCTTGtgcaggaaaagaaaaagaaaaactcccACTTTCGAGCAGCCTGCAGACAGAAAACTGGTGCCGTTCCATGTGAGAAATGCCACAAAGGCCTTCAGATGACTGCTTGAATAAATTTTTGCCGTGGCTAGGGTATGTCTACATGGAAGCATGGAACCAGTTGGATCCGAGGTTCGCAAAACGGGTCAGTGACTGTTGTAATACGTTTTCACAAGCGAGTggtttgttgtttttttcttgtCCGGGTGAGGCAAAAAAGCGTatcatttagaaaaaaaaattggttttttttcttttttttttttttttttttttgttgttgacatTTTTAGCCTTGTGTCATTAGCGGCGACCCTGAAAGAAGTAGGGGCgattaataagacaaaatagtAGCGGCGACCCTGAAAGAAGTAGGGGCgattaataagacaaaatagtGTCACTCAAACCTAAATTGAAGCGTTCCCTTATCTATGATTTTTTGCAATGGCAAATATACCctccacaatcggtagtttacTTTAGTGATCGGTAGATGTCAGGATAATCGAAGGATAATGTGTACATATGTAGTTTGAAAGTTTTGTTATTTTGAAATAACCTACGATCGGAAGGTAATTATTTACCATCTCTCCCGATTATGAAGTTGTCCCAATattgaaatttgaaaaaaaatcaagtttttcgaatttgggaactaacataatcggtagattatGAGTTAATATTGCTCCCGATTATGAAGTTGCCccgaaattgaaatttgaaaaaatctcaaatttttgaatttgggaactaCCATAATCGGTTGACTAGGAGTTAATACGTCTCCCGATTATGAAATTtccccaaaaatgaaatttgaaaaaatctcaaattcgggaactaccataatcggtagcttATGAAGTTCACCTAACCTACCGATTTTAAACCCCGCGTTAATCGGTAGACAATGAGAAAATGTTGTGCCCGATTATAAGGGTTTTTTGGTTCAGAAGAACTGTAAAAATGAAACCACAATAATCGGTAGCAAATGTTAATGTTTTACTTCCAATTGTGGACTTGTCTgacaaatttttggaaaaatcaccAGAATCGGTAGGTAAGGTTGATATTTAACCTCCATTGTGAAAAATTCAGCAGTTTCAGACAATCAAGTAATAAACATAACTCAAAATACATTCATAACCCATAAAATTAAGAACATATAACCCAAAACAAGTATTTAAACACACCATAATCCGAAAGAAACGATTAAAACAACATAATCCATAACATCGAACAACATATTATCACCTATGTCCAAGTTTTCTTCTTAGTATTGTTAGCTAAAGTTTTGGAACGCTTAACACGACTCGGACGACCCACATTATCACCAGCATCACCTTCATCTCCCTCAATATTTCTTTCAGCAAGAGAGCTTGAAGAAGCCTGAGATCTTTTGTTCGTCTTTGATGTTTTTTTCTTGGGCGGGTTCTTCgtcactttctccccaaactcagTTGTATACtcttcattatcaacattatcaaTCATCTACATGTGCTTTTTTATCTTCTCAATTGGCACAGGTTGTCCAGCCGTTATGCAATCAGCGTACCATTTGGACAAAtacttgaacctattcacctgtttttttaattaaaaaaacgtTAAATGGAGTTTACCTAAAAAATTGAATCGTAATATTAAAGGGAAAAGTCATAACCATAGGCATCAGTCTTCATAACCTTAGGGTTTTTCTTTGACGATACATTTGTAAAAGGCTGCCTTTGAGATCGTCTTTGCTTTAAGTTCACAAATTACACGAATATGTGAATGCTCCCGGTATCACTCCATATAGCCTGGagcattttcatcacctcggttgACAAGTCTCCCAGGGTTGACCAAGTAAATCATCCTCTGATCCCAATGGTTAAGAGATGGTGAACTAGAGTAAACTACCTTGATGGTGTCAATATTAGACTGGGAATGCTCCACGTCCAACTTGAACTTGCCACTTATGTGATGCCATGGTACTACTTGTACAtaaccgtgttgtcgcatcatcCTGGAGCCATTGTACATCACAtaacctgtggggtgccacaacggtccaaaataaaggcACAACTCGGAAAGACCCGTTATATGTCCACTAGCTCGgttttccttgtatggatcaaagcatacctcTGAGGCCTTAATTGAGTCTAATTTCTCCCTCAATTGAACCAATTGTTGCTCCATTGTCCTTAAACAGTTCTTTGTGAACTTTTACTTTGTTCCTTTCCATGTACCTTTCTCCCACTCTTTGTTCACATTTGCCAATTTCAGACTAGGgcagtggtcatagatccatgtctaCATAGATATCAAACCAAGTATTAGAAATCAATTCTtaaattagagaaaaaaaaacataacgaTGAATGGATTAATAGAGTTGAGAAAATACCTGGAGTATACTCACATTCCCGGTAATTTGTCTAGTTTTAAGCCTtgacgcctttctcaactctgtCATCAAGAATGCAATATATGTCGTGCCGCAAGAGTAGTCCGCGACCTTATTGAGAGGATGCAATAGTTGTAGAAGGTTGGCGTCTACTCGGTTGCCACTGGCATTGGGGAATATGATACATCCCAATACACACAAGAGATAGGCGGTGGCCGCGACATCCACTTCGGCATCACTTAACGGTCCATGATTTTCTTTCTCGACAGTTCCTTTGAATATCTTGATCAACTGACTCATGTTAAACTGTCTAGTTTTGTAAGAGAAGCACTTGTTGAACTCAATGGTTTATGTCTCTTTATCCCAGCCAAAACACTTTTTACACAAATCATAAATTTGTTCCCAACTTAATTGCTTTGTGTACTCATACTCGATCGATACACCATGGTCATTGAGATTAAGAATGTGCTTCCTATGATCTGGAGTAATGGTCATCTACCCAAACGACATACGGAAGGTGTCAGTCTCGGGATACAATCTCTCCACAAAATTGATATCGCGacccgatcatgttccaacattgAGTTCTCGGCATCATTAGATAATGTCGAGTTGGCTATggttgtcttgaacctttcacattcaccatCTAAAGGCCAATCTTTCAATACTTTTTTGATGGTGCAATAGTGGGTTTGGGTAGACGAATCACATCGGAATGATAATATAAAGACACAAcacattaaaaaattaatagagtatTATTACGAATAAAATGACAATACGTTAGTAAAAAATAATAtgattattacctcggtttcgtagatTTCTCTGGCACATGAGTCTTTGTAGCCAAATAACAATGCTCCTCCATCTTTAGGCAGCCCCgagatttcttcttcaaaattcatcttcttcaactcaaTGGGGACAAGGTGTGATGCTTTCTTCGTGATTAGCTTCTTTGTAACTCCTCCTTCTCCTtgtgtaccacttggttgtccttcttcttgtaaTCTAATTTCTGGAACACTTTGTCCAACTTCATCTTGAGTGATTTCTGGAGCGCTTGGTTCTACTTCTTCTTGAGTTCCCTGTTGAGCACTTGCTTCTACTTCTTTTTGACTCCTTCTCTCCGCGCACTAGCGCTTAGTTTCTTACCCCCTCTTTGACGAGGCCCTGTAACAGTTGTACCTTGGTCTTTCTTACCTCACATATCCCTAAACAATAGAATTGGTTTGTAAGAATTACACTACAAACTACATAATCGGAAGTCATAATAGAAATATAAACTTCCGATTATGCACAATAGGAAACATGGGTATAAGATTTTCTTCTCATTACACACAATCGAAAGTCATATTCTAGTTTTATCTCCCGAATATGAATCAGTTTTGGTTCATAAACTGATACTTTCATGAGACATATATAATCGGaacaaaataatctaacatatcaaTCGATTGCTTATACCCGGAAGTAAAGAAATAGCTTTTGGTTTCCAATTAAAACGTAGCCCCAAAAtcacaaaattttcaaattttacaaCTTACATAATCGGTAGTGGGTTGAATTCGTCTAACCTACGATTCTATGAATCGGAAGTCAAATACCGTATAGTATCTTCCGATTATGGGCACCAATTGTGTGTCCCTACATGTTCTAATCCTCTGTTCAAATCGTAAGGCAAAATATTTTAGGGTTCAGTGGAAAATATCTATATATAATCGGAAGTAAGCTATAAAAATTAACTCCTGATTCTGGTCGATGTaaccaaaaaccctagaaaatggaCACAATCGGGGGATAAAATGATGATCTAACTACCGACTCTGGGAAATAACCGAAAAAATCTGGAACTTATTTTCATGGATTCGTCAAATCGAAGCAACATAAACACACAAAACGATAGAAACTTACCTAATTGGGACCATTTGCTGGAGACTTTGATTATCAGAATCACCACCAGCACCTACATGAGCGGCTTcgtcttcttcatgttcttcgtgttcgtcgTTTTCTTTGTCATTTGCAGCAGTTACAATCactttgttctttgatttttctCCAATTTTTGGATCGTCACCACGGTAGACGTTTTATACTCGATCTCTCGTGGGTTCATTAGTTCCAGTCATCGTATTATAGAAGAATCAATGATGTTTTTGATTCGGCGATGAATGACGACAATGAATTGAAGTTTGAGAATGAGGGAAAATTGTTTTTGCTCTCCATAATCGGAAGGGAAGAAGGAGAGCAAAAGAAgagttgaaaagaaaataaaatgaaatgaaattaggTTAGGTTTTGGGTGGTTTTAATCGTCGACGATGCGTGTAGGtaattgtacaatcggtagattaTCACTGGAGCTAAAACTACCGATTAATAATGGTTTCCCCAAATTCATTTTTTGCAAAACCGATATCAATTCGATTTTTACTTTAATAATCGTAGGATATGATATGTTATtaatctaccgattatggaaatAACCCATTCTTAAACAAactaataatcggtagataatacctctatactaaactaccgattatagaaGGGCACTCAGGTATTCTCCGAAAATTTGGACATCCCATGATCGTGtctatgggttgggaataaaaatgTCGCCCCTAATTCTCTCAGGGTCGCCCCTAATGACACCATGATTTTTAGTGCTATAGTGGTTAAATAGAAATAGAAATAGAATTGTGATTTGAGATTCATAtcctttttttttaaggaaacaagAAACGCCTCATAATTTCATTAATATGAAATTTTGATTGCATTATGATCAATTACAATCAGaaacataaaataataattagtactaAGTTTTCAAATTTCGAAACTTAAAGAAATTTGTACTAAGATTTTACATTCTACTTAAGAAATTGATATCTTGATAATGATTTCAAACCATTTTGTTTCTTGATCATTTGAATCTTGATCATTGACATCatatatgtctttttttttaatacgaaAGAAATTTTATTTATAAGATAAGGATTACAAATGATTATCTTCTTGGAAACATAGTGTAATCCAAGAGGGAAGTTGTTCACTCCATTCTTCCTCATTGTTAAGATTTCTTGCATGTTTTGCAAGGGAATCTGCAACATGATAGTTTTCAAAATCTACTAACAGAACCAGACAATCTAGGACAATGTTTCTAGTTGTCCATTTTATTGCATCTAAACTACCATTTAAAGCTCTTATAACATTTGAGCAATCTCCTTAAGTAAAGTTTTCTAGCTCCTTTCCTTTGCGCCCATTTTATCGCCTCCATGAGTGAAAAAGCTTTAGCTTGCTCTGGGTCTAAGGATTTTGAGTGCCAGGATCTACCTCCATGACAGTTACCTGAAACATCATGCATTATCAGTCAAATTCCCATGTCTTAGTTAACTCCAAGAATGAAGCATCAAAGTTAACTTTGACAAAATTATTTACAGGTTGTTCCTATTTATTGAAATCACCAGAAGACTCATTAAGAGAAACAGTCGGATTACTGTGCAATCTGAACCAAGAAGAATGATCAGATTGAATATTATGTGCAACCTGTGAGTATGCCAGCTGAATATTATCAAACACTTCTTTACATCTGGATTTCAATACATACCATAAGACAAAACCATAGTAATCAAGCATGGATATACTTATATGTGAGAATTACTTACTTTAAACATATTTATGATCCATTATTGCACATTCACATTAGCAATTTCACGAAGGAAATTTACATTCACAACATTCCAA
This genomic stretch from Papaver somniferum cultivar HN1 chromosome 5, ASM357369v1, whole genome shotgun sequence harbors:
- the LOC113281333 gene encoding cytochrome b-c1 complex subunit Rieske-4, mitochondrial-like, yielding MLRIAGRRISSSLSWRSNHTSAAIVSRNLINSGETTTTTCDDDFFSSKKSFYLGSIRGFASESLAPKQDRTPEVPATVAAVKNPTPKIVYDNYNHERYPPGDPSKRAFAYFVLSGGRFVYASLVRLLVLKFVLSMSASKDVLALASLEVDLSSIEPGSTVTVKWRGKPVFIRRRTDDDIKLANNVDLASLRDPQQDAERVTNPEWLVVVGVCTHLGCIPLPNAGDFGGWFCPCHGSHYDISGRIRKGPAPKNLEVPTYSFLEGNKLLIG